The genomic interval CGCCGCGGCCGCCCTCAAATCAATCGGCATGCGGACCGACAACTAGACGCTCTGCTCGCTCGGACCGTGCTTAAGGACGTCTGCAGTTTCGATCAGTCGGCGCAGGTCGGCGACGAAACGGGCCGCCGGGGCTCCGTCAACGACGTTGTGGTCGACCGTCACCGTCAGGTCGAGTCACTCGCGTATCTCTATGGCGTCACCGATGACCAAGGGGCGCTTGCTCAATCCGCCACGAGGACACTCAACGAAAGTACCGTCGGGAACCCGATACCAAAGCCTCACCCGCCGGCAAACATGCCCGCTACGGTCCCCACCATCCTGCGCATCCGAACCGAACGGGCCATCAACCGATGGAACAAGGGGATGGCACCGGGGACCGTGACGGCCACCGGTGCTACCCGCGCCAGCAACTGTCCGCTGCGACTGCTTGTCGGAGAGGCTTTGACCTGCCGGATCTCGTTGCTGATGTCAGTCACGTCCCGAGCATCGGCATCGTGGACCAGATGGGCCAGCGGAAAGGGCCCTTCAGGGGTGATGACTTCCACGAGAACGGCAATATCTACGTGGTGATGAAGGACCAGTTGACCGCGCCAGTTGCGGTAAGCGTGCACCTCGGGGTGGGCGGCAGCCGCTCGGCCCACCGACGCGACCAGAAACGCCGCGAACTATTGTTGACGGTCCTCAGGGCGAATCCGGGCCTCGGTGACGTCAAGGCTGATCAGACCATGGACCGGTGCTATCCGTTTGCCGGCGCGCAACGACTGGGTCACGACCCGTCGACTCTTCGGAAATGGTCTCACTTCAGCCCGTCGGGGCCGACTCATCTCGCTCATCACCGCCCGGCCTTCACTTCGGTTGACCCAACGCTTCCCGGCAACGCACTCATCCGTGCATTCTGGTCGACGACGACGCAAATCCATTGAAGTTCGACCGATCCGAAACCGTGTCGATCAACCCGGTCATCCGGCGAGCCACCCATAGACTGTTGACCAGACCCCGAAGCCCGGAGGAACTGACCCCATGTTCGTCGCCACCAAGGACAAGGCCCTGCAAACCACCACAACGGGCGCGCTACCGCGGCCGTCGTGGTACACCGAAAACTTGCGCGGGCAACCCTTGTCGGTCGGGTTTTCACAACATGCCTACCGCGAGCAGCATCTGGACTGCCTCGCCGCCAACATCGCAATGCAGCACAAAGCCGGTATCGACATCCTGGTCGACGGTGACTGCCGACTCGACGACGACTGGGCAGGTCGATCGTGGGTGGCCTATCCCTTGGAGCGCCTCGACGGCGTCGGGCCCGGCCAGCTTGAAGTCCAGCCGGCAGGGTTTCTGTCTGCAGACCGGGGGCCGGGCGACATCATGTGGGAGGTGATTGAGACCCGTTTGACGCCACACGTCACCGGTCCGATCGGAGCCTCGCGACTTGAGCTCGACCGTGCCTATAAGGCGATGGCCGGTATGACCGACAAACCGTGCAAGATCGGCTCGGCCTCGGCGCAAATCCTCACAATGATGGTCAAAAACGACCACTACCAGGATCGCGCCGAACTGCTCTTCGCCCTGTCGGATGCGGCCAACAAGGAGTACCACGCCATGGCGGATGCCGGCGCGCCGCTCATCCAGATCGAGGAGCCAGAGGTCCACCAGACCATTCACGACCCGAACGCACCGTTTACGCCGGAAGTCTGGGTGGAGGCCTTCAACCGCGAGGTAAAGGGCCTGCGCCAGCGAACCGAGGTGTGGGCGCATGCGTGCTGGGGTAGTCCGGCCGGTCAACGGGTGCTCCATGCCGACGCCACCTACGAACGCTCGCTCCCCTATTACGACCAGCTCGACATCGATGTCCTATGCATGGAGGGAGCCTCGAACAACTGCGCGGAAGTGCCGCTCTACGGACGCATAATCTCGAAGGACAAGAAGATCGCGGTTGGCATCCTCAACCATCGCACCCTGCAGGTGGAGCGGCCCGAGGAGGTGGCCGACATGATCCGCACCTGCCTGAAGCACATCGAGCCGGAACGCCTGATCTTGACGTCAGACTGCGGCTTCGGCCGCCAGGCCATGAGTCGTATCCAGGCCTTCTACAAGATGGTCTCCCTGGTCCGTGGCACAAACATCGTCCGCAAAGAACTCGGCCTGGAAGAGGTCTACATCCCGGCCTACGACCCGCAGCTGTCGATGGTGCCGGTCGCCAATGCCTAGGAACCGTCAGCACGCCCGATTGGCAGATCCGGTCCATCTCATAGCCGCACTCTGGCGACCGATTCGGACCGGGCTGGGTCTGCTCCCATCTGCCTGATCGATGGACCACGTGACCCTAAGAACCCGGGAACTATCGCGTTTTGTATGAACGTCTAACGCACATGCTCTCAAACTGGTTACTTGAACGACGCATCATCTCGGCGTTCGTGGCTTTGGGCCTGGCGCTGGCCGCCTGCGGCAGCGATGCGAGCTCGGGCGGCAGCCCGGACGCCAATCCGCTCGCTCCAACTCCAATTCATGTCTCCAGGACAGTCGGCTCAGGCGAAATAGCCGCCGGCACGCCCCTGGTTGCCCCATCTCAAGGATCGGTTTCCAACGAGCCTGCGAACCCGAATGACATGATCGCTCCATGGGTGGTATATGACTACACCGTTGGCAGCGACCTCCCGGCCCTGCCCGCCCAGGCCAATGGTTGGCAGTACCTGCCGAATCCCACGATCGACCCCGGACGCGTCGCCCAAATCGCCAAGGCCCTCGGAGTCAACGGTAATCCGGTCGAACGTCCCACCGAACAGGGTGGCGGGTGGATCGTCGGACCGCAGGATGGTTCTGCGCCCGGGTTGTATGTTGCTCCCGACGCCCAGCTCAGCACGTGGCTTAGCACTCCGTACGGGATGATTTCATCCACCAGCGGAGGGTGTGTCAATCCAGACGAGGTCGCTCCGGCCGATCAAGGTGGCGGCACCGACCCCTCCAACGGCTCATCGACCGGGACTGCTACGACTCCGGCTGACCCATGCGTTGTCGAGACACCTCAGCCCCCCGGCGGAATCCTGACCTCCGACCAGGCCCGATCCGGCGCCACCGACCTCCTCCGCCAGATGGGCGCCGACCCCGGTCAGTTCGAACTTCAGGTCCAGGCGGACCAGTGGTTCGCCTCGGTGTCGGCCCTCCAGCGTCTCGATGCCACCACCTCGCCCGTCGGCTGGTATTTCGGTTTCGGCACCAACGGCCGACTCGAAAACGCGGGAGGGGTGCTCGCTCAGCCCGTGAAGGTGGGGCCTTATCCTTTGATCGATCTCGCCACAGCTCTAGTCCGTCTGAAGGACGGCTCCTATGGCGGTATCAGACCCATGTCCGAACAGTCCGTCAGTATGGGTGCGCCCGACGTGTTGTGCGAGGATCCGGCCACCTGCGACCAGCCATCCGAAGAACCAGAGCACATTCAGATAACCCTCACGGACGTGCGCCAGGAGTTGTGGTTGGCCTGGGGTTCGGATGGCAGTGTCTGGCTGCTGCCGGCGTTCACGTTCCTCGACGCCGACGGTGGTCGGTATACCGTGCCTGCCGTGACCGATGAGTATTTGATCATGGATGATGTCCTCGTCGATCCAACAGTCGACGAACCGGCGGCACCCCCGTCCAACGTCGGCGACGCCACCGTGGTGATCTCCGACTCCGAAGCCGCCACGCTCATCGGCCTCACCGAAGGCGATGCCATAGCCACGGCGTCCGATCGCGGTTGGATCGTGCGAGTGGTGGAGCGCGATGGCGAGCAATCCGCGGTCACGGAGGATTACAGCACCTCCCGGGTGAACCTCACCATCACCAACGACACGGTCACCGCCGTCACCGTTGGATGATCCGCGGTTACCCCACCACACCTCTGGAGCTGAACGGTCCTAGGACTGATCCCGCTCCTTATCACGGAGCAGTCGGCGTAGAATTTTGCCTGACGCCGACTTGGGAATGGAGTCGGTGAACTCGACCCGGCGAATCTGTTTGTAGTTCGCCACCTTCCCCGCCACAAACTCCATGACCTCCTCGGCCGTCAACACCTGCCCTGGCTTGAGCTGGACGTATGCCTTGGGGAGTTCACCGGCTTCAATATCGGGGATCGGGATGACCGCCGCGTCAGCGATCGCCGGATGGGTCAGCAGCAGCCCTTCGAGTTCGGCGGGCGGTACCTGAAAGCCCTTGTATTTGATGAGCTCTTTGAGGCGATCGACGATGTAATAGTGTCCGTCTGCATCAACATGGCCGATGTCTCCGGTGTGTAAATAACCATCCGCATCGATGGTGTTGGCTGTGGCCTCGGGATTGTTGAGGTACCCCTTCATCACCTGCGGACCGCGGATCCATAACTCGCCGTCAACATCGAGGTCTAGATCCTCACCGGTCTCTGGATCGACTATCCGACATTGGGTGTTTGGCAACAAGACTCCGATGGAGCCTGGTTTGAAACCTCCTGGCGGGGTCGCATGAGTGATCGGTGACGTCTCAGTCAGTCCATAGCCCTGTACGACTTCACACCCCATCCTGGCCGATGCCTCAGCAGCCACCTCGGCGCTCAGCGGAGCTGCGCCAGAAAACACCTGACGGGCATCCGACAGGTCGTAGTCGTCGACCATCGGATGCTTGGCAAGCGCCAGCACGATCGGTGGAACAAGGTAGTAACGGGTGACTTTCTGATCCTGGCAGATCTCCAGAAACTGCTGAAGGTCGAAGCGAGGCATCGTCACGATGGTCGAGCCGTTGGCGATCGCTCCGTTCATGAGGACCTGCATGCCATAAATGTGGAAGAAAGGAAGGACAGCTATTCCAATATCGTCTGGCGTGATACTGATGACGGGTTCGGACTGGGCAAGGTTCCCCACCAAGTTCCGATGGGTAAGCATGACTCCCTTTGACAGACCCGTGGTCCCCGACGAATACGGCATGACGACGACATCATCCATATCGACCTGAGCGTGGCCGACGTATGGTTCGCCCATCAGATCGGTAAATGGTGACGCCCCCTGTGCCTCTCCAAACACAAAAATCTCGTCAATCCCGCCGGCCGAAACGGCGGCCGTCTGAGCAATCTCAAGGAACATTGGAATCGTCACAATGAACCTGGCGCCCGAATCCGTCAGCTGATGGGCCACCTCATCGACCGTGTAGGTCGGGTTGATTGTGGTGACCGTGCCCCCCGTGGTCGCCGCCCCGTGAAAGGCGAGTGCATATTCCGGGATGTTGGGAGCGAGGATGGCTAGAACCTGGCCTTTGCCAAACCCGCGGGCCGCCAACCCACCAGCGACTCTGGCCACCCCGCCAACCAACTGGCCATGGGTGATAGTCCGACCGGTCGGACCGTCGATCAGAGCCGGTCGGTCAGGATCGGCCAACGAATTGCGTAGGACGTACGAGGTAAGTGGCATGTCCGGTAGTTCAACATCAGGAAAAGGGCTCGTGTGAATCATGCTTCGAACATACCAGCTGAGGGTGTGTTCCGGTTCCGAAAATGATGAATCGTCAAGGCTCCGGGCCAGTTACCATCTTTCGTCGTGCGGAGCGTGACGACTGAATCGATGGGGACGGTGCTCCGGCAGGGAGGGGCCCATGTGGGGCGCCTGATTCGCGGGCACCCGATCGCCTTCAGTGTCGCCGTATTCGGATCGACCATGTTCGTGTCGGCTATCGCGATTGCCGCCGTGGTCATTGGCGATATCACCGACACCGTAATCATCCCGGTCCTCGATGGTGGAGAACCGTACGCTGACCGACTACGACCCGCAGTGCTTCTCGTGGCAAGCATCGCTCTGTACAAGGCGGTGGGGATCATCATCAGGCGGGTCGGTGCGTCCTGGCTCCAGATCCGTTCGCAAATGGATTTTGTCTCGCGGTTGATCCACCATCAATACCGACTATCCATGCCCTGGCATCACGGCGAGGACACCGGTGATCTCCTCGCCATAACCGACAACGACGCCGGCCAGGCGACGTTCGTCCTCGGGCCATTGCCATACGCCACTGGCGTGAGCCTGTTACTCGTTGGATCACTCGTCCTCGTGACGAGTATCGATGTCTGGCTGGGTTTGGTCGCCATGGTCAGTTTTGGCCTTGTCGTAACAGCCGATGTCGGTTCTGCATGGTTCATCTTTGGCGGATTCGAGAAGCTCCAACGAATGGTCGGCGACGTTTCGGCTGTGGCCCATGAGAGCTTCGACGGCGCGCTGACAGTCAAGGCGATTGGTGCAGAGGAACTTGAGGTCGAACGGTTCACCAAAGTCTCCAACGCGCTACGCGACCAGCGGACGTGGGTATCGACGCGGGCCGAGACGTTCAGGACCTTCTCGGAGATCATTCCCGCCATCGGTCTGGTGGCCGTCATTGTCGTCGGCGGATTCCGGATCCAGGCCGGTGCCATCACGCCAGGCGACGTGGTCACGGCCCTCTACCTCATGTCGCTCCTGTCGTTCCCAATCCGCCTGATCGGCTTCGTGACCTGGGAAACCACCTTCGCTCTGGCCAGTTGGCGCCGAATTGCCCGCATCGTCGAGGCCGATGACATCATCCAGCACGGCGAGACGCGACCGTCCGAGCAGCCAACCGGAACGTCGGTGGAGGGGGATGCAGTCACCTTCTCGTATCCAGGGGGAACTGCGGTTCTCTCAGGTCTCACCTTCGACATCAAACCCGGCGAGACGGTCGCCATCGTGGGGCCAACGGCATCGGGCAAGTCCACGATGGTTTCGTTGTTGGCCCGATTGTGGGATCCCTCCATGGGGGCGATCCACCTCGACGGACGCGACCTTCGAGACTTCGCCGAACGGGGAGTTGCCGCTGAGGTGACGATCGTTCCCCAAGAAGCCTTCCTCTTCAATCTATCGGTCCGTGAAAACATCACCCTGGGACAGGAGTTCTCCGAGGACGACGTCCGGGCGGCTGCCGACCTGGCTCAAGCCACCGCGTTCATCGAGGAACTGCCAGATGGTTTCGACACAATCGTCGGCGAGCAAGGTGCCACATTGTCCGGCGGGCAGGCCCAACGAATTGCCCTGGCACGATCCATTATTCGCAAACCGCGGCTGCTTATTCTGGACGACGCCACATCCGCCATCGATCCAAGCGTCGAGACAGCCATCCTGACCGGCCTTCGAGATGCCGAACTCCCCTCCACGGTGGTCATCGTCGCCTATCGCCAGGCTTCGATTGCTTTGGCCGATCGGGTCGTCCTCATTCACGAGGGACGGATCGCCGCCACCGGGACACACGAAGAACTGCTCGCCTCGCAACCGGTCTACTCCGAGATTCTGACGGCCTACGCCGATGTCTGACACCTCCGTCGTTCAGGCGCTCCGACGCGGCTTCCAGATAGCCCCCACCCTCCGCAAAGGTCTCATCGTGACTTTGCTCCTAGCGGGTACGGGCACCGCCATGTCCCTGGTGGTGCCGATAACGCTTCAGAAGATCGTCGACACGCAACTCGTCGGGGTCGACAGGATCGACACATCGGCCGTTCTCCGATCGGGATTGATTGCCGTGGGCGCCATATTGCTGGCTTCCCTGGCTCGCTGGGGATCGCTCATGCGAATCGCCCGTTTCGTTCCTGCCGGTCTGGCCGAACTAAGGAATGAAGCCTTCGCCCATTTGCATCAACTATCGGCGCTCCATACCGAGACGAATCGTCGCGGGGCCATGGTTGCCCGAGTGACATCGGACGTCGCCGCCCTGGAACAGTTTATGGAATGGGCCGGGATCGGCATGCTCATCGGGACCACCCAGCTGATTCTTGCCATGGCCACGATGTTGTTCTACGACGTCAGGCTCGCCCTCATCGTCATTGCCGGGGTGGTCGTGTACGGCATTCTGCTGCTGTGGTTCCAGCGGCTGCTGAAGAAGGCCCACAGCGCCTACCGGGCAACCGTGTCGGACTCGATGTCAGCTGTGTCAGAATCGATAACCGGATTACCCATCATCCGTGCCCATGGGGCTGAACCCGAGACCCTGGCCCGGGTTGACCAGGCGCTCGATCGCCAGTTCGATGCAGGCTTTCGTACCGCTCGATTCGGCGCGTTCTTGTTCTCGTCGGCAGAGATCTTCGCCGGACTCATCACTGCCGCCGTGATCGGATTCGGAGTCGTCTTCGGAGATCGGGGTCAACTGACGACGGGAACGCTTCTGGCGTTCCTGTTCCTGGTCAATCTCTTGACCGAGCCGGTCCAGATGATCGTCGAGGCGTCTGACAGCGCCCAGGCGGCCGGCGCGGGGCTCCGTAAAGTCCTGGCCGTAATTGATGAGCCAGTCGACTTACCCGACGCCGCCCACCCGCAACCCTTGCCAGCCGGCTATCTGGCCGTTGAAGCCGTCGATACGACTTTCCAGTACCCGACGGGACCGCCCATCATCCAGAACCTGAACCTGACTATCGCTCCAGGCGAGCGCGTAGCCGTCGTGG from Acidimicrobiia bacterium carries:
- a CDS encoding 2-oxo acid dehydrogenase subunit E2, with the translated sequence MTVDHNVVDGAPAARFVADLRRLIETADVLKHGPSEQSV
- a CDS encoding 4-coumarate--CoA ligase family protein, translating into MIHTSPFPDVELPDMPLTSYVLRNSLADPDRPALIDGPTGRTITHGQLVGGVARVAGGLAARGFGKGQVLAILAPNIPEYALAFHGAATTGGTVTTINPTYTVDEVAHQLTDSGARFIVTIPMFLEIAQTAAVSAGGIDEIFVFGEAQGASPFTDLMGEPYVGHAQVDMDDVVVMPYSSGTTGLSKGVMLTHRNLVGNLAQSEPVISITPDDIGIAVLPFFHIYGMQVLMNGAIANGSTIVTMPRFDLQQFLEICQDQKVTRYYLVPPIVLALAKHPMVDDYDLSDARQVFSGAAPLSAEVAAEASARMGCEVVQGYGLTETSPITHATPPGGFKPGSIGVLLPNTQCRIVDPETGEDLDLDVDGELWIRGPQVMKGYLNNPEATANTIDADGYLHTGDIGHVDADGHYYIVDRLKELIKYKGFQVPPAELEGLLLTHPAIADAAVIPIPDIEAGELPKAYVQLKPGQVLTAEEVMEFVAGKVANYKQIRRVEFTDSIPKSASGKILRRLLRDKERDQS
- a CDS encoding ABC transporter ATP-binding protein, with amino-acid sequence MRSVTTESMGTVLRQGGAHVGRLIRGHPIAFSVAVFGSTMFVSAIAIAAVVIGDITDTVIIPVLDGGEPYADRLRPAVLLVASIALYKAVGIIIRRVGASWLQIRSQMDFVSRLIHHQYRLSMPWHHGEDTGDLLAITDNDAGQATFVLGPLPYATGVSLLLVGSLVLVTSIDVWLGLVAMVSFGLVVTADVGSAWFIFGGFEKLQRMVGDVSAVAHESFDGALTVKAIGAEELEVERFTKVSNALRDQRTWVSTRAETFRTFSEIIPAIGLVAVIVVGGFRIQAGAITPGDVVTALYLMSLLSFPIRLIGFVTWETTFALASWRRIARIVEADDIIQHGETRPSEQPTGTSVEGDAVTFSYPGGTAVLSGLTFDIKPGETVAIVGPTASGKSTMVSLLARLWDPSMGAIHLDGRDLRDFAERGVAAEVTIVPQEAFLFNLSVRENITLGQEFSEDDVRAAADLAQATAFIEELPDGFDTIVGEQGATLSGGQAQRIALARSIIRKPRLLILDDATSAIDPSVETAILTGLRDAELPSTVVIVAYRQASIALADRVVLIHEGRIAATGTHEELLASQPVYSEILTAYADV
- a CDS encoding ABC transporter ATP-binding protein, whose translation is MSDTSVVQALRRGFQIAPTLRKGLIVTLLLAGTGTAMSLVVPITLQKIVDTQLVGVDRIDTSAVLRSGLIAVGAILLASLARWGSLMRIARFVPAGLAELRNEAFAHLHQLSALHTETNRRGAMVARVTSDVAALEQFMEWAGIGMLIGTTQLILAMATMLFYDVRLALIVIAGVVVYGILLLWFQRLLKKAHSAYRATVSDSMSAVSESITGLPIIRAHGAEPETLARVDQALDRQFDAGFRTARFGAFLFSSAEIFAGLITAAVIGFGVVFGDRGQLTTGTLLAFLFLVNLLTEPVQMIVEASDSAQAAGAGLRKVLAVIDEPVDLPDAAHPQPLPAGYLAVEAVDTTFQYPTGPPIIQNLNLTIAPGERVAVVGQTGSGKTTFAKLVARLIDPTGGVITVGGIDVRSVAFADLRTRVSYVPQQGFLFNTSLLENIRYGRSKATDTEVHQAIADLNLGDWVDGLPDGLSTVAGVRGQNLSAGERQLVALTRAWVANPDLLILDEATSAVDPALELKLRDAIERLAQGRTSITVAHRLSTAEAADRVLVFDGGHIVEDGTHAELVRLGGVYAALHADWAVATR